One window of Treponema denticola genomic DNA carries:
- a CDS encoding ABC transporter permease, translating into MFYKNKKQGRDTRYDRLSRPSSLSKVGCLVLPLGGLIFFLVLLSFFLPLILSFVPLFSSRFDFSHITGVKSSFDFSQIFRIAAFTVSQAFFSAALACTVGFAAAYFCARKNFRGRKFLMALSSVPLCVPAIIVALSFIIFFGNNGILNSFLKSLLNQDEPPVNFVFSMTGVIIIHGFYNFPLAMKTISQVWERLSEDEPNAALLLGASKFRIFKTITFPALLNSIAVSFLLIFLFCFFSFIIILLFGGIALTTLEVELYKAARTKLDMNLAAKIALTEISAALILILIYSNLQKKMMVQNENLKGIREKSAIKGFGQKIFFSFTIFIIILFLIAPLFSIFLHSTYNVNYTSIFNKFFYFKAWKNIFLSRTFWTALWTSIKIGVLTALVSLIASLFFAYITVFYNRRKIYAVPYLPLAVSSVMLGFGWLLLKPNGTELILIFAQSSLAWPFAWTQIQTSLLRIPQNIINAAVLLSPDKKTAFFKVIVPLCKKGIFSALAFVFAISAGDASLPIVLNIPRFNNLALLIFDYASSYRFVESSAVAVVLSLITGFVFFLQEKET; encoded by the coding sequence ATGTTTTACAAAAATAAAAAACAAGGCCGAGATACTCGATATGACCGACTTTCTCGGCCGAGCAGCCTATCAAAGGTAGGCTGCCTTGTTTTACCGCTCGGCGGCCTTATCTTTTTTCTTGTACTGCTTTCTTTTTTTCTTCCGCTGATTTTAAGCTTTGTTCCCTTATTTTCTTCACGCTTTGATTTTTCGCATATTACGGGAGTAAAAAGCTCTTTTGACTTTTCGCAGATTTTTAGGATTGCAGCCTTTACGGTTTCTCAGGCCTTTTTTTCCGCAGCCCTTGCCTGCACGGTAGGCTTTGCTGCCGCTTATTTTTGTGCAAGAAAAAACTTTCGGGGTAGAAAATTTTTAATGGCTCTGTCAAGTGTCCCTCTCTGCGTGCCTGCAATAATCGTTGCCCTTTCATTTATAATATTTTTCGGCAATAACGGAATCCTCAATTCTTTTTTAAAGAGCTTATTAAACCAAGATGAACCGCCTGTCAATTTTGTGTTTTCGATGACGGGAGTAATTATAATCCACGGCTTCTACAACTTTCCCCTTGCGATGAAAACAATTTCTCAAGTTTGGGAACGCTTAAGCGAAGATGAACCTAATGCTGCCCTCCTTTTAGGGGCAAGTAAATTTAGAATCTTTAAAACCATAACCTTTCCGGCTCTTTTAAATTCGATAGCCGTTTCCTTTTTGTTGATTTTCCTTTTTTGCTTTTTTAGTTTTATAATAATCCTGCTTTTCGGAGGCATTGCCCTTACCACCTTAGAGGTAGAACTTTACAAGGCAGCCCGCACAAAATTGGATATGAACCTTGCCGCAAAGATAGCCCTCACCGAAATATCTGCGGCCTTAATTTTAATTCTCATCTATTCTAACCTGCAAAAAAAGATGATGGTGCAAAACGAAAACCTAAAGGGGATAAGGGAGAAGTCTGCAATAAAAGGCTTTGGACAAAAAATCTTTTTTAGCTTTACTATTTTTATAATTATTCTTTTTTTAATAGCACCATTGTTTTCTATCTTTTTACATTCTACATATAATGTAAATTATACATCTATCTTTAACAAATTCTTTTATTTTAAAGCGTGGAAAAATATTTTTTTATCCCGAACCTTTTGGACGGCTCTTTGGACAAGCATCAAAATCGGCGTCCTTACAGCCCTTGTAAGCCTGATAGCTTCTTTATTCTTCGCATACATAACCGTCTTTTATAACCGGAGAAAAATATACGCGGTTCCCTATCTGCCCTTGGCAGTTTCATCAGTAATGCTGGGCTTCGGCTGGCTCTTGTTAAAACCCAACGGAACGGAGCTCATTTTAATCTTTGCACAAAGCTCACTTGCATGGCCCTTTGCGTGGACTCAAATACAGACCTCGCTTTTACGCATTCCTCAAAATATTATCAATGCGGCAGTCTTGCTTTCACCGGATAAAAAAACGGCCTTTTTTAAGGTGATAGTACCTCTATGCAAGAAGGGCATCTTTTCCGCCTTAGCCTTTGTCTTTGCCATAAGTGCGGGAGATGCTTCCTTACCAATAGTTTTAAACATACCGCGTTTTAATAACCTTGCCCTGCTGATCTTCGATTATGCTTCTTCATACCGCTTTGTAGAATCTTCTGCGGTTGCAGTTGTCTTAAGCCTTATAACCGGCTTTGTTTTCTTTTTACAGGAAAAAGAAACTTGA
- a CDS encoding ATP-binding protein: MSYIVRSRYMEKIRQFTDKPIIKVLSGMRRVGKSTILLLIKDEVFSHIPDKNKIYLNFESIELFTVNKAEVLIEYLKPLVKDLTGRIYFFFDEIQFVENWEQVINGLRVDLDCDIYLTGSNSGLLSGDLASLLAGRYVEFEIQPFSFGEFIRCFDGKLLSREDLFFAFVKTGGMPFLKYFNLEDVPSFKYLNDVYNTVLVKDVLQYNNIRDVDIFNRILDYAMENIGHTFSANSIKNYFKNENRNVSADTVLNYLDYCSKAFIIKKVPRYDTAGKKVLKIDEKYYLTDHGFRQARGFSNMKDIERVLENIVYIELRSRGYEVTIGKVKDKEIDFIAKRENDVSYYQVAYKMGDESTREREFGVYKAIKDNFPKYVLSLDSMDFTQDGIIHKNIIDFLLEYGA, encoded by the coding sequence ATGAGCTATATTGTAAGATCCCGATATATGGAAAAAATCCGGCAGTTTACCGATAAGCCCATTATTAAGGTTCTATCCGGTATGAGACGGGTTGGAAAATCAACTATTTTACTGCTCATAAAAGATGAGGTTTTTAGCCACATACCCGATAAAAATAAAATTTATCTTAATTTTGAATCCATAGAGCTTTTTACGGTAAACAAGGCCGAAGTCTTAATTGAATACCTCAAGCCCTTAGTCAAGGACTTAACCGGAAGAATATATTTTTTCTTTGACGAAATACAGTTTGTAGAAAATTGGGAGCAGGTTATAAATGGACTGCGGGTTGATTTGGATTGCGATATTTATCTTACAGGCTCAAATTCAGGCTTGCTTTCGGGAGATCTTGCAAGTCTATTGGCCGGAAGATATGTGGAATTTGAAATTCAACCTTTCAGCTTTGGGGAATTCATAAGATGCTTTGACGGTAAGCTGCTTTCTAGGGAAGATTTGTTTTTCGCTTTTGTTAAAACAGGAGGAATGCCTTTTTTGAAGTATTTTAATTTGGAGGATGTCCCGTCTTTTAAATACTTAAATGATGTTTATAATACCGTTTTGGTTAAAGATGTTTTACAGTACAATAATATAAGGGATGTGGATATTTTTAACCGTATCCTAGATTATGCAATGGAAAACATAGGGCACACCTTTTCTGCAAACAGTATAAAAAATTATTTTAAAAATGAAAACAGAAATGTTTCGGCAGATACGGTGCTTAATTATTTGGATTATTGCAGTAAGGCTTTTATCATAAAAAAGGTGCCCCGCTACGATACTGCGGGAAAAAAGGTGCTTAAAATCGACGAAAAATACTATCTGACGGATCACGGGTTTAGGCAGGCACGAGGATTTTCCAATATGAAAGACATCGAAAGAGTGCTCGAAAATATTGTTTATATTGAACTTCGTTCCAGAGGTTATGAGGTTACAATAGGCAAGGTAAAAGACAAAGAAATTGACTTTATAGCTAAAAGAGAAAACGATGTTTCTTATTATCAAGTCGCTTATAAAATGGGAGATGAATCCACAAGGGAAAGAGAATTCGGTGTTTATAAGGCAATCAAGGATAACTTTCCCAAATATGTACTCTCCTTGGATTCTATGGATTTTACTCAGGACGGAATTATCCACAAAAACATAATCGACTTTTTGTTAGAATACGGAGCCTAA
- a CDS encoding YeeE/YedE family protein, with product MKKIENIIGFAVLILSIVLGSALLKTDMLFFRWVIGIALGYVLTRSLFGFAGSVNRAYRTGSTKLMRALMLMFVISAILTSAFLIFGDVKNYDLWINPINLGLILGGLLFGFGMSYSSCCATGTLTDLVTGLPRALITLLFFGIGVFVGLPIQAKQSWIKDSLFKSGTGSGVFIPDWFASNGKGGYLGAIIVTALFAGIVVVISYMYESKRKKQNKYSGVGSEKDQDAVKELDTHNYKFFSETTYKKLFVEPWSLTMGAVLLSVLFTLLMGVTKEGWGASTPFGFWFGRLLKFFGMSVDFIVAFTGGKPKPYTMPFFEHPVFVQNIGIVAGTAICLLLAGSFTKSFKAELKIRVKDVIVFAIGGFAMGFGTRLSNGCNVGALYTPIANFSLSGWIFLIFLVAGGFLGNYTLKLINKKK from the coding sequence ATGAAAAAAATCGAAAACATTATCGGTTTTGCAGTGCTGATTTTAAGCATTGTTTTGGGTTCCGCTTTATTAAAGACGGATATGTTATTTTTTAGATGGGTTATAGGAATAGCCTTAGGCTATGTTTTAACCCGTTCATTGTTCGGCTTTGCAGGAAGTGTAAACAGAGCATATCGAACAGGCTCCACCAAACTTATGAGAGCTTTGATGTTGATGTTCGTAATTTCTGCAATTCTTACTTCTGCCTTTCTTATTTTTGGAGATGTTAAAAACTATGACCTTTGGATTAATCCTATAAACTTAGGCCTAATCTTAGGAGGCCTCCTATTCGGTTTCGGCATGAGTTATTCCTCTTGCTGTGCAACAGGAACTCTTACGGACTTGGTTACGGGTTTACCGCGAGCTCTTATTACTCTTTTATTTTTCGGAATAGGTGTTTTTGTAGGTCTTCCCATTCAGGCTAAACAGTCATGGATCAAAGATTCATTATTTAAAAGCGGAACAGGCAGCGGTGTCTTTATACCCGATTGGTTCGCTTCAAATGGAAAGGGCGGATATCTAGGAGCAATCATTGTAACAGCTTTATTTGCAGGCATTGTTGTTGTAATTTCATATATGTATGAAAGTAAAAGGAAAAAGCAAAACAAATATTCAGGTGTAGGTTCCGAAAAAGATCAGGATGCAGTAAAAGAACTTGATACACATAACTATAAATTTTTTAGTGAAACAACTTACAAAAAACTTTTTGTTGAACCTTGGTCTTTAACTATGGGGGCTGTTTTACTTTCTGTTTTGTTTACTCTTTTGATGGGTGTTACAAAGGAAGGTTGGGGCGCTTCGACTCCTTTTGGCTTTTGGTTCGGAAGACTGTTAAAGTTTTTTGGTATGAGTGTTGATTTCATTGTTGCTTTTACCGGAGGTAAACCGAAGCCTTATACAATGCCTTTCTTCGAGCATCCGGTTTTCGTTCAAAACATAGGTATTGTAGCCGGTACTGCAATATGTCTCCTTCTTGCAGGAAGCTTTACAAAAAGCTTTAAGGCGGAGTTAAAAATTAGGGTAAAAGACGTTATAGTTTTTGCAATCGGCGGTTTTGCGATGGGCTTTGGAACAAGGCTTTCAAACGGATGTAATGTCGGTGCCTTGTATACTCCAATTGCAAACTTTTCACTTTCAGGATGGATATTCTTAATTTTCCTTGTTGCCGGAGGTTTTTTAGGAAACTATACCTTAAAGTTGATTAATAAAAAGAAATAA
- a CDS encoding Fic family protein gives MRKFDYSFSKNALLPAGLLNISSGIAELKNEAKHRKQDYVKVFTELEAVARIQSIKSSNALEGIVTSDERINAIVNQNSAPLNHDEAEIAGYRDSLAAIHSAYKNIDFTVKDILDIHKILMSSAGYEYGGRFKTSNNSIIEVDAEGNRKIRFQPISAEETPRAMEQLELAYLSARDDSGINQLLLIPCVILDFLCIHPFKDGNGRMSRLLSLLLLYKNGYDVGKYVSFEEQINNYKSYYYNSLKKSSYYWHENKNEYIPFIENFLSTLYRCYKELDKRFAVLHGKKVTKTARVEACVLNSLTPISKSEICKIHPDISSTTVEVVLGTMLRDGLIKIIGSGRSSKYIRNKSVL, from the coding sequence ATGAGAAAATTCGATTATTCTTTTTCAAAAAATGCTTTGCTTCCGGCAGGGCTTTTGAATATTTCTTCAGGGATTGCAGAGCTTAAAAATGAGGCAAAACACAGAAAACAAGATTATGTAAAAGTTTTTACGGAACTTGAAGCAGTTGCAAGAATTCAATCTATCAAAAGCTCAAATGCACTCGAAGGTATTGTTACAAGCGATGAAAGAATAAATGCTATTGTAAATCAAAACAGTGCTCCTCTTAATCATGATGAGGCCGAAATTGCAGGTTATCGAGATTCTCTTGCTGCTATTCATTCAGCCTATAAAAATATTGATTTTACGGTTAAAGATATTTTGGATATTCATAAAATTTTAATGTCCTCGGCCGGATATGAATACGGCGGCCGGTTTAAAACTTCTAATAATTCTATAATTGAAGTAGATGCAGAGGGAAATAGGAAAATCAGATTTCAGCCTATATCTGCTGAAGAAACACCTAGGGCAATGGAACAATTGGAGCTTGCTTATCTTTCTGCACGGGATGACAGCGGTATTAATCAGTTATTATTGATACCATGTGTCATTCTCGATTTTTTATGCATTCACCCTTTTAAAGACGGAAACGGAAGAATGTCAAGGTTATTATCCTTACTTTTGTTATATAAAAACGGATATGATGTAGGTAAATATGTTTCTTTTGAGGAGCAGATAAATAATTATAAATCGTACTATTATAATTCTCTAAAAAAATCTTCATATTATTGGCATGAAAATAAAAATGAATATATCCCTTTTATCGAAAACTTTTTGTCCACCCTTTATCGATGTTATAAAGAACTTGATAAGCGGTTTGCCGTTCTTCACGGAAAAAAAGTTACAAAAACGGCCAGAGTTGAAGCCTGTGTTTTAAACAGCCTTACCCCAATTTCAAAATCTGAAATATGCAAAATTCATCCCGATATTAGCTCCACAACTGTTGAGGTTGTCTTAGGCACTATGTTAAGGGATGGATTAATCAAAATTATCGGCAGCGGCCGATCTTCAAAATATATAAGAAATAAATCCGTTCTATAA
- a CDS encoding M20 metallopeptidase family protein — protein sequence MYNIIDLVKQKEAKIIQIRRDLHQIPELQLSLPKTVDYVCRQLDAIQIPYHKLVDGNAIVALIEGKEKGKCIAIRADMDALPIKENTGLSFSSKHEGCMHACGHDGHMAMALGACMVLKELSSEFKGCVKILFQPGEEYPGGALPMIEEGCMENPKVDAVIGLHAGYIYPGVEKGKIGACKGPFFAAADKFKIIIKGFGAHGAYPYLSVDPVPIACEIVSGLQKIISRELPPTSHALISVGQIHGGSGFNIIPDEVFIEGTVRSADENERSFIAKRIEDIASGISKSYRAEAKTVYDFRYPVLINDKGFTEFFIESTKEILGEDSIHEISVPTMAGEDMAYFLQKAPGTFFVLSNPIIQKDGSIYPHHSDKFDMDESLFYKGTSAVLAAVLKYLNLGGLK from the coding sequence ATGTATAATATAATTGACTTGGTTAAACAAAAGGAAGCTAAGATTATTCAAATTAGGCGGGACTTACATCAGATTCCCGAATTGCAATTATCCCTTCCCAAAACTGTGGACTATGTTTGTAGGCAGCTTGATGCTATACAAATACCTTATCATAAACTTGTTGACGGCAATGCTATTGTTGCACTTATTGAGGGAAAAGAAAAGGGCAAATGTATAGCAATTAGAGCCGATATGGATGCCTTACCGATAAAAGAAAATACCGGCCTAAGTTTTTCCTCAAAGCATGAGGGTTGTATGCATGCCTGCGGCCATGACGGACACATGGCTATGGCTCTTGGAGCCTGTATGGTACTCAAGGAACTGTCATCGGAATTTAAGGGCTGTGTAAAAATTCTTTTCCAGCCGGGAGAAGAATATCCCGGAGGAGCCCTTCCCATGATCGAAGAGGGCTGTATGGAAAACCCAAAAGTTGATGCCGTTATAGGCCTTCACGCCGGTTATATTTATCCGGGTGTTGAAAAAGGAAAGATTGGTGCATGTAAGGGGCCTTTTTTTGCTGCAGCCGATAAATTCAAGATTATCATAAAAGGGTTTGGTGCTCATGGTGCTTATCCGTATCTTTCGGTAGATCCTGTTCCCATAGCCTGTGAAATAGTTTCCGGTTTACAAAAGATTATAAGCCGTGAACTTCCCCCAACTTCTCATGCCCTAATTTCCGTAGGGCAAATACATGGCGGATCAGGTTTTAATATCATACCCGATGAAGTTTTTATTGAAGGAACGGTACGTTCTGCTGATGAAAATGAACGCAGCTTCATTGCTAAAAGGATTGAAGATATTGCTTCGGGTATTTCAAAATCTTACAGAGCCGAAGCAAAAACGGTTTATGATTTTAGATATCCTGTTTTGATAAATGATAAAGGTTTTACGGAATTTTTTATTGAAAGTACAAAAGAAATTTTGGGAGAAGATTCTATTCACGAAATTTCGGTGCCTACAATGGCCGGTGAAGATATGGCCTACTTTTTGCAAAAAGCTCCGGGTACGTTTTTTGTTTTATCCAATCCTATAATACAGAAAGACGGTAGTATTTATCCTCATCACTCAGATAAATTTGATATGGATGAAAGTTTATTTTATAAGGGAACCTCTGCTGTGTTGGCCGCTGTTCTAAAATATTTGAATTTAGGCGGCTTAAAATAA
- a CDS encoding YhjD/YihY/BrkB family envelope integrity protein, producing MKKEKNKSQKFLAWYTRVIQEQKKGLYDFNQKIYITIVSFVNNDLLITAAAGAYNFLMSALPVFILTLTILLRVLKQSPQQIKEAIRALSIFQNTVNLDRFFHFLLNVNSFSFFEFIVLIFVLWMARRFFATIQHSIRKVYRKKIKITPLKTSLIVILGEIIVVILLVFLFIFLITGSAVFRSDFAQPVFSPNLFSLLRNLFRFIPVIFMQLFVCLIYYLMPPIKPSFKTALLSSAACTISYYFIKIFFIFFGSTVKFTFVYGLFTNVILVLIQVWFFFFFFVFFAQFMYVNQFFNSFIISQLYRLPKEDAPGFFNQLLRHLFISPPKEYRKQAIEIKAGETIFNYEDESSEIYYIIEGSVRVTRLNKILNFEKGDLFGELACLLNGKRTGTAIAVTDCLLAVVPENLFLEAISIDGNVSRQALKILAESLIDQN from the coding sequence TTGAAAAAAGAAAAAAACAAGAGTCAAAAATTTTTAGCTTGGTATACAAGAGTTATTCAAGAACAAAAAAAAGGACTCTATGACTTTAATCAAAAAATATATATTACAATTGTAAGTTTTGTAAATAATGATCTTTTAATCACTGCGGCCGCGGGGGCATATAATTTTTTAATGTCCGCTCTCCCTGTTTTTATTTTAACATTAACTATTTTACTCCGTGTCTTAAAACAAAGCCCTCAGCAAATAAAAGAAGCTATCAGAGCTCTTTCAATTTTTCAAAACACGGTTAATCTTGACAGATTTTTTCATTTTTTATTGAACGTGAACAGCTTTTCTTTTTTTGAGTTTATTGTTTTGATTTTTGTTTTATGGATGGCCAGACGTTTTTTTGCCACCATTCAACATTCAATCAGAAAAGTATACCGTAAGAAAATAAAAATCACCCCTTTAAAAACTAGCCTGATAGTTATTCTAGGGGAAATAATTGTTGTCATCTTGCTTGTTTTTCTATTTATATTTTTAATAACAGGTTCTGCGGTATTTAGAAGTGATTTTGCTCAACCTGTTTTTTCGCCGAATTTATTCAGTCTTTTAAGAAATCTATTTAGATTTATTCCCGTCATTTTTATGCAGCTATTTGTCTGTTTGATATATTATTTGATGCCGCCTATAAAACCTTCTTTTAAAACGGCTTTGCTTTCATCTGCAGCCTGCACCATATCTTATTATTTTATAAAGATATTTTTTATTTTTTTTGGGTCTACCGTCAAATTTACATTTGTATACGGCCTTTTTACAAATGTAATACTTGTCTTAATTCAAGTCTGGTTTTTCTTTTTCTTCTTTGTGTTTTTTGCACAGTTTATGTATGTTAATCAGTTTTTTAATAGTTTTATAATCTCACAACTTTATAGGCTTCCAAAAGAAGATGCTCCCGGTTTTTTTAATCAGCTTTTAAGGCATCTTTTTATTAGCCCGCCAAAAGAATATAGAAAACAAGCTATAGAAATAAAAGCAGGAGAAACTATTTTTAATTATGAAGATGAATCAAGTGAAATTTACTACATAATAGAAGGATCCGTAAGGGTCACAAGGTTAAACAAAATTTTAAATTTCGAAAAAGGCGACTTATTCGGAGAGCTTGCCTGTCTTTTAAACGGAAAAAGAACGGGTACGGCTATTGCTGTAACGGACTGTCTTTTAGCCGTTGTTCCCGAAAATCTTTTTTTAGAAGCGATTTCAATCGATGGAAATGTTTCAAGGCAGGCCTTAAAAATTTTAGCCGAATCTTTAATCGACCAAAATTGA
- a CDS encoding ABC transporter ATP-binding protein, whose amino-acid sequence MENEKAFLQLKNIKKHFTEKDISISFELKKGKALALLGPSGCGKTTVLKIISGLVPPDSGEIILDGKNINHTPPGKRGIGMVFQDYALFPHLNVEENIFYGLVSQGMSKKEARKAIAPLVELFHLEALQKRKTDLLSGGEKQRVSLARSLAVKPALILFDEPLSALDADLRLHLRKELRVKQESLGYTAVYVTHDKDEAAALADEVLYMG is encoded by the coding sequence ATGGAAAACGAAAAAGCATTTTTACAGCTTAAAAACATAAAAAAACATTTTACCGAAAAAGATATTTCCATTTCTTTTGAATTAAAAAAGGGGAAAGCTCTTGCCCTCCTCGGGCCTTCGGGCTGCGGCAAAACAACGGTTTTAAAAATAATCTCAGGCCTTGTCCCTCCGGATTCGGGAGAAATCATTTTGGACGGAAAAAATATCAATCACACTCCTCCCGGCAAACGCGGAATCGGAATGGTCTTTCAGGATTACGCCCTCTTCCCTCATCTCAATGTTGAAGAAAATATTTTCTACGGTTTGGTTTCCCAAGGCATGTCCAAAAAGGAAGCCCGCAAGGCCATTGCCCCCCTCGTCGAGCTTTTTCATTTGGAAGCCTTACAAAAACGCAAAACGGATCTTCTTTCGGGTGGAGAAAAACAAAGGGTTTCTCTAGCACGGAGCCTTGCGGTAAAGCCCGCTCTCATCCTCTTTGATGAACCCCTTTCAGCCCTCGATGCAGACCTCCGCCTGCACTTACGCAAAGAATTAAGAGTCAAGCAGGAAAGTTTGGGCTACACAGCCGTTTATGTTACCCACGACAAAGACGAAGCGGCAGCCCTTGCCGATGAGGTGCTCTACATGGGCTAG
- a CDS encoding sensor histidine kinase: protein MLLFLENFLIVLFSSLFVFSKTGSFIVIPCFMIFFSIGLWSGMIHSNIKPFIFIVFVIFIAEFNRNLAFFSPVFIAMNLEAEENQKTLSLIFKFLPLLCVFFNFDLIFFLFTLIIFFYSGVKENYLLKTLEVTGLKDKLAESKINSKKRERILENEVLKNAEVLILAERNRISGSLHNSIGHTLSAGILQVNALKYISNQKEVKDSLNILQNSLENGMTEIRECLHNMHNDSFNLQTGLEELVENTKKPKIQLTYKVDSIPYELKYDIFSIVKESLSNTIKHSGASELNLSVLEHIGFYSLIIKDNGRGFSGKQIKNLNYGIGLKVIADLVEKHRGIIKFYSESGFKTHIIFPKIKDKYNEDNNS, encoded by the coding sequence ATGCTTTTATTTTTAGAAAATTTTTTGATAGTTCTTTTTTCTTCTCTTTTTGTATTCTCTAAAACCGGATCGTTTATAGTTATTCCATGCTTTATGATATTTTTTTCCATAGGGCTCTGGAGCGGTATGATACACAGCAATATAAAACCTTTTATTTTTATCGTCTTTGTTATATTTATAGCAGAATTCAATAGAAATCTTGCATTTTTTTCTCCCGTTTTTATCGCTATGAATTTAGAAGCCGAAGAAAATCAAAAGACCTTGTCACTTATTTTTAAATTTCTTCCTTTGTTGTGTGTTTTTTTTAATTTCGATCTTATTTTTTTTCTGTTTACTTTGATTATATTCTTCTATTCGGGTGTTAAGGAAAACTATTTACTTAAAACATTGGAAGTAACCGGCCTAAAAGACAAACTTGCCGAAAGCAAAATTAATTCGAAAAAAAGAGAGCGAATTTTAGAAAACGAGGTTTTAAAAAATGCTGAAGTTTTAATCCTCGCCGAAAGAAACAGAATTTCAGGAAGTCTTCATAATTCCATAGGTCACACACTTAGTGCCGGTATTTTACAGGTGAATGCACTAAAATATATTTCAAATCAGAAAGAAGTAAAAGACAGCTTAAATATTTTACAAAATTCTTTAGAAAACGGTATGACCGAAATAAGAGAATGTCTTCATAATATGCATAATGATTCTTTTAATTTACAAACAGGATTGGAAGAGCTTGTTGAAAACACAAAAAAACCTAAAATACAATTAACATATAAAGTAGACTCCATACCTTATGAGCTAAAATACGATATCTTTTCAATAGTAAAAGAAAGCCTTTCAAACACCATCAAACACAGCGGAGCAAGCGAATTGAATTTAAGCGTACTGGAACACATCGGCTTTTACTCTCTTATAATAAAAGATAACGGGCGAGGTTTTTCAGGAAAACAAATCAAAAATCTAAATTATGGAATAGGTTTAAAGGTTATAGCAGACCTTGTAGAAAAACATAGAGGTATAATTAAATTTTATTCCGAAAGCGGATTTAAAACCCATATCATATTTCCAAAAATAAAGGATAAATACAATGAAGATAATAATAGTTGA
- a CDS encoding response regulator, whose product MKIIIVDDDCLVVSSLKTILAANGFDIIATGSNGREAITLFNEYKPDILLMDIRMENMTGIEASEKILAEHKDAKILLLTTFNDEEYITKAINFGCKGYILKQNIDSLVPALNAVGAGSIVFDSEIISKIPQTKPARSQFSDDLNDRETDVLELVADGLNNKEIANRLSLSEGTVRNYVSSILEKLNLRDRTQLVVYYYTK is encoded by the coding sequence ATGAAGATAATAATAGTTGATGATGATTGTCTTGTAGTTTCCTCTTTAAAAACCATATTAGCGGCCAACGGTTTCGATATTATTGCAACCGGCTCAAACGGAAGAGAAGCTATTACCCTCTTTAATGAATATAAACCGGATATTCTTTTAATGGATATAAGAATGGAAAATATGACCGGAATAGAAGCAAGCGAAAAAATTCTAGCCGAACATAAGGATGCAAAAATATTATTGCTTACAACCTTTAACGATGAAGAATATATTACAAAGGCAATTAACTTCGGATGTAAGGGTTATATATTAAAACAAAACATAGATTCTTTGGTACCTGCATTAAACGCAGTCGGTGCAGGAAGCATTGTATTCGATTCGGAGATAATATCAAAAATCCCTCAAACAAAACCGGCCCGCTCTCAATTTTCAGACGACTTAAATGACAGGGAAACGGATGTTTTGGAATTGGTTGCAGATGGGCTTAATAATAAAGAAATAGCAAACCGCCTTAGTTTAAGTGAAGGGACTGTCCGCAATTATGTTTCTTCCATACTCGAAAAACTGAATTTAAGAGACAGAACACAATTGGTCGTATATTATTATACAAAATAG